cgcatgcaggagtctgtctgactgcctccccgtttccagcttcagaaaaatgcaaaaataaataaataaataaataaatattcccaaCTTGGGGGGGATTTCCAAATACCAGTGTGACATCATTAAACACAGAGTTGATAGAGATATACACAGTCTGTTTTCATGAGCAAGGAAAAGCTGGTTCCTGTATGTATatcaaattgaaaataatttttaagtttttgtggggttttttgagacacacacacaggaagggagagagatgagaagcaacagtttgtagttgtgtcactttagtagttcattgattccCATATATGCTTTAGGTGGGGggtgctctagctgagccagtgaccccttgctcaagccggcaactatgagcttaaaccagtgaccttgagcttcaaacaagctacctttgggctcaagccagtgaccccgagctcaagctggatgagcctgcgctcaagctggtgaccttggggtttcaaaacttgggacctcagtgacccaggctgatgatctttccactgcaccaccaccagtcaggctgaagttatttaaaaatacttttaaaaattgatttttagagccagaggaagggaagggagaaagacaaagaaaaacatcgatttgctgctccacccattcatgctgtcattgttTGACTCTTGTATATATCCTGACTCGGATTGaaccgcaaccttggcatgttggtacaacattccaaccaactgggctacctggccagtgtcaaaaaatttttaattattggaAAAGAACTGGTTCTAGCACGTTAAGCACATTACTGATGGGCTGGTGAAACTTCTAAGGAAGCTGAAATCTCAAAGACAAGGAGTTAACCATGGAACAATCTGGGAAGAAAGCATTCTAGACTCAGGGAAGAGCTTGTGAATACAAAACCCAAGGTCAGAATGAGCCTGCCACAAAGAGGGCGGGATTGTTATAAAATCTCTGAGAGCTAGGGGGAGAGTACTACAGAGATGAGATTCCAGTGGGAGCAAGTATACACCAGCATAAgtacattttagagaggtgagcaAGGATAATAAATCGTGGAGAATGGGAATTCCAGGTCCAGGCAAAATaagattaaaagaaaaggaactgaTGGGTTTTTATCAGAGCAATCCATGAAAATTAAACAgtaatttaaagaatttaaagaaggAGTGAGCAATGGTTTGGCCAGTGAGGAGAAATACAGAAGACTCAAGGTTTGTGATATAGCTTGGACTGAATAGTTCTGTATGAGAAGGAACAAACAaaccagcggtggcacagtgcataaagcgtcgacTAGGAgtgctgaggtcctgggttcaaaaccgtagacttgcctggttaaggcacaaacCAGAAGCAAGAACTACGAGAAGGTACAAAAAGCACAGAAAGTGGAAAAGATAAGTGAAATGACAAAAAACACCTCTCACACCAGTACACTATATAAAGACGATTCTACTGACCCacggaaaagaaaatatatattctgaataatTTTATTCCAGAAGCAAAGATAAACTTGTTTCTTTACAGCCATGTTCTCCATACTTCAGTTTCCTGGTTGCCAAGGCTACCCATTCACAGCCAGTTCACTGGGGTGTCTGTTTCAGGGCAGTGGTAAAGATCCTTGTCAGAAGAATGAGGCCAGATATTTGTTGTCCCAATCTCTGTCCTTCTGAGCTGATTTATCAGAGAAATCACACACACAGTCCCAGAAGGAAGACTGTCCCAATTGAAGCCCAGAATGAGTCTAGGTGACGGCGGGGTGGGGTCCGCGGGGGAGAATTAATGTTCATTCTCACTCTGTTCCACCAGGAGGCAGACTAACTCAATAAATAAACTACTCCAGGGCATGCCGCTTTTTTTCGAAAGGAGTTGGGATTCTAGAACTAAGGACTTGTTAACACTAACATCAGAATTCTATAACTGTCCCAGAAGGATTTTTTAATATCCCTTTTAAAATTAAGCCTCCAATCTTTTTCAACTCCCAGCGTCATCCAAAACTTTCTCCCAATTCCTCTGAAATTCCTCTTTGCCCTGGTTATCCTGATTAAAAGTCTACTTTCTCTCACCCCAGCCTCTCTGGCCCCAGACTGGACGAATGAGGTCAAAAGATAAAGAGGGGAACGATAGCAAGGAAATAGCAAAGGAGAACGGCCGGCTTATACAGTGAATAGAAAGGCCAGAGAACCCAAGGCTGGGGCTGGCATCCTAGCACAGCCGCAAGGGGTGGGCGGTCAGGGGGTGGGGCCACAGGAGTGCCGCCTCTCTTTCCCGGAGCCTGGGCGGAGAGGGAGGAAAACTTCCTGGCCTGGGCTACCGGCGGCTCTGTCTGCCAACCCTCCAATCCTACCTACTAGTCAGTGCCTAgtacttccccacccctccccccggcTCCCTCAGTGTCCGCCATGGCCAAAGCCTACGACCACCTCTTCAAGTTGCTGCTGATCGGGGACTCAGGGGTGGGCAAGACTTGTCTGATCATTCGCTTTGCAGAAGACAACTTTAACAACACTTACATCTCCACTATCGGTGAGCCCACTGGCCATATCCCAGACTCCCGATTCCCCCATACCCTCTTCCCTGGCTCCCGGATTACTGGTGGCCCCACTTTTCAGTCCTCTTAGAGTGAGGCTTCTAAACCCAGTTCCTCAATCTCTTTTTCAGACCCATCCCCCATAACATGTCTCTGGGTGGTACCCAAACTTCTAACCTCTCAGCAGCCTCCAGGTAACTCCTTGGTTGTGCCAGCCCCTCATTTTCTTGGTACTGTTCTTCTCATCTCCTCAAATGCACATGCAcccctctctgtttccctctcagcTCCTTACCCACCCCCATCCACCTAGAATTCTTGATCCACACTCCACATTTCCTGTATTCCCTCTCCCTGAACATCTGTCTCCCAACTCTGTGAGCCTCTTTCTGTCCCACTGGTTTCAGACTCTCCCATTGCATCCCCTTATCTACTTCTTAGTTTCCTTGCCCCTCAACTTAATGGGAGGGAGGGTGAAACAGTGGCTGGGTGTGCTGGAGGGGGGCCCAAGGACTGTGATCCTGAATGTACAGTCAGCCCGGAGAAAAAGGTGGGAATGAGGGGATTTTTGGGGTCTCTGAGTCAGCCTGGTGACTCAGCCTTCTCCCTAGGGCTCACAACAGGCTTGGGGGAGGTGCCCAAGTTCCCACTAAGAAcagtgtctctcttcctcccctctctcctctttcttaatCTCCTCTGGTCCGGGAAAATAAGACAAGGAGAGTCTCAAGACAATTCTGgttagaaaggagaaggaaaaatgcCCCTTTTTCCTAGCTCAGTTTCAGAAGGAAACTTGTTTAGCCTCAAACGTTCTTGGTTCCAAGCCTGGCCTACTAGTTAGTTCACAGATGGCTTCAGCTATCTTTTTCCTCACTCTTTGTAAGGCCAGGAGTGTGGGTGAGTACAGAGAGTAGAGGGTTCtaggaaaacagaaaggaaaaggaatcTGAAAGTAATATTTTGTGGGAGACAAACTGAATTGACAGTTGTCAGCTGGCACAGCTGAGTGGACCCAAGAGGAGCCTTAATGGCCTTTAGCCTCCCTGCAGAAGGTTCACCACCTTCACCACAAAATGCATAAACTCTAAGTACAAACAACCTGCTTGCTAAACAAATACAGTTTTGAAGAAATTACCCTAGTTTTACCCTTTCAGCAAGGCCGCTTCCCATGCGCCTCCCTTGTAGACTTCCTGGCACTGCTGCTGCTCACGCACGCCTCTCCCACCACACTTGCACACGCTCACACCTGTGTGTCTCATTTCAACGTACACTCTCCACTCCTAGGAATTGATTTCAAGATCCGCACTGTGGATATAGAGGGGAAGAAGATCAAACTGCAAGTCTGGTGAGTGAATCCCCAGGACTCCTAACTAGACTTCCTCATCCACCCCTTACagcctttttctttctattttgcttcatttcctctctttttcccaaTTGCTCCTTCCAGAACTTCTAATTATTTCTGCGACCTCACTCAAATGTCCTTTCATATGTCTTCCTGCTGGCTCaactatttttagcttttttataACTCTCTTGTTTCTCTTGACTCCAGAGCATTGTCTGAGCTTAACAACAAATGCCTGTTGAAAGATGATGTGGAGCCTGACAAGATGttagcgtagtggatagagctttagcttgggacacagaggacccatgttcggaatcctaaggttgccagcttgagtgtgagtttgctggcttgagcatggtatcattgacatgaccccatggttgctggcttgagcctaaacgtcactggcttgagcacagggtcactggcttagctggagacccctggtcaaggcacgtatgagaaagtagtcaatgaacaactaaggtgctgccatgaagaattgattcttttcatctctctgtccctctctctctctttcttgctaaaacaaacaaagaactaaacaaaaaataaaaacaataatgtgGAAACTGGCTCTGAGCAGTTAAAGGGAAAGTAGCAAATTAAGATTCTaaatgctagcctgaccaggcggtggcacagtggatagagcgtcggactgggatgcagaggacccaggttcgagaccccatggtcaccagcttgagcacgggctcatctgatttgagcaaaagcccaccagcttgaacccaaggtcgctggctccaacaaggggttactcagtctgctgaaggcctgcagtcaaggcacatatgagaaagcaatcaatgaacaactaaggtgttgcaacgcgcaacgaaaaactgattgatacttctcatctctctccgttcatgtctgtctgtccctgtctatccttctctctgactcactctctgtctctgtaaaaataaaaataaaaataaagaaaaataaaaaaaagattctaaatgctctctaaaaaaataaataaataaataaataaatgctctcTCTAAATTATGGAGAACCCAGAAAGCCTAGTGTAAAGGTTTGACCTGACTGTCACAAGGAAGCTGGAGACCCTGAGGGTATGAAGCAAATTGGAGGCAATATAGATAAGAACAAACTGATTCAAATTTTGGTTCTGTTACAGAATGACCTTCATGGTTATTTAACCTCCTCAAATCTATTTTCCCCTTTGTAAAATAGGGTCAATAAAATATGTCTTACAAAGGGAGAATGAAGATTAAACAAAatgacatacatatataaaatgatacatacacagtgcttggcacagagttAAGCAACCAGTGAATAAACCTAAGAGTTCTCTTCTTTTTGTtcagcaacagagagagaaagagacagagagagacagacaggaagggagagagatgagaagcatcaactcctagttgtgacaccttggttgttcattgattacttcttatacgtaccttgaccaaggggctcaagccagtgacctagggcttcaatccagcgacctttgggctcaggccagcaaccatggggtcatgtcgacgATCTCTCACTCAAgctcatgagcctgtgctcaagctggtgacctcggaatttcgaaccttggtcctcagtgtcccaggtccacactctatccactgtgccaccactagtccgGCAAACCAAGGAGTTCCTGTTTCTTAGGCCTCTACCATCTCTCAGTATCAGCCCTACTGTCTTTCATCCCTTTGCCCCTTTACTGTTTCCTGATTCTATTCCTTTCAGCCCCAACATGTGAAAGATAAATTTTTAGCTGGAGCGGGTGAGACAGAGGGGAGTCTCTCTTTGAAGAGCCCTTCCCTCTATGGCATGAAATATCCTACCTCCTCAGGGACACAGCTGGCCAGGAGCGATTCAAGACGATAACTACCGCCTATTACCGTGGAGCCATGGTATGAAGTGTGGGTCAGGACAAGATGAGGGCATGAGGCAATAAAATAGAGGTTTATGAGTACAGAGAAGCagggggaaatggggagttgCAGAGTGGGTTGTAGACAGCCCCGCATGGCTTAGTAATTTGACTCATGGATAAAAATTTCAGGGTCACTTAGAGGGCAGTGGGAAGCCTAAACTGGATTGTGGTCCAAAGCCCCATTGTGAACCCTGCTGTCCTCCAGGGAATTATTCTAGTATATGACATCACAGATGAGAAATCCTTTGAGAATATTCAGAACTGGATGAAGAGCATCAAAGAGGTGAGGATCCTTGCAGAGAGATGGGGGAATTGGGTGGAACCTGGAGGATGAAGGCGATTGTGAAGATGAGCAGAACCCAACTTTTCTTGTCTTATGCTTTTGATCCCAGAATGCCTCAGCGGGAGTGGAGCGCCTCCTGCTGGGGAACAAGTGTGACATGGAGACCAAGAGGAAGGTACAGAAGGAGCAGGCCAATAAGGTAAAGACCAGGCAAGGTAATGTTCTGGAACTGGGCTGGGGGGGCCAAGATGAGGTTGGATTGCAGAGGACTAGGCTGCTGCCCTCTACTCAGCTCTCTTCTTCCCACTTCATCCCCTACAGTTGGCTCAGGAGCACGGAATCCGATTTTTTGAGACTAGTGCCAAATCCAGTATGAATGTGGACGAGGTAAGAcacaccccaccctcacccccaaaagAGATGGTCTATAGGAAGATACACTTGTTCTTTTCTCAAGTCTGTTCTGACCAGTCTGCCTTCCCCACTAGGCTTTCAGTTCCCTGGCTCGGGACATCTTGCTCAAGTCAGGAGGCCGGAGATCGGTGAGTTGGTTCTGCTGCACCCAGTACAGTTGTGGGAGGTAAGGGGAGTAAAAACTGAGGAGGGGAGCAAAACTAAGACTTCCCATGAGGGTGGCTCCCCTTCAAACAGTTTATAGCCTCTGACTCCAGCCAGCCATTCTCACCATGTGCCCTTCTGCCTCTAGGGAAACAGCAACAAGCTCTCCAGCACTGACCTGAAAACTTGTGACAAAAAGAACACCAACAAGTGCTCCTTGGGCTGAGGGCCCCTTTCTGCCTCCTACCCCAAGCCTGGAGGCTGAACCTAAGGGAGGCCGGGTTGAGGggctgggtggaggggaggaacAGCAGGTGGGGCTTGGAGAGGTAAAGATGGTGGATggtgaaaaaaaggggggaaatagagaagaaaaaaaggaaagtgagagaagaggaaaagaaggaaaggaggtaaaatagagagagaagaagcaagaaGGAAAAGAATTGAGGAAGTGAAAAAAGgtgagagagaggtaggaagagagggaagagaaaagggaagatagATGACCCTGGGCCTTAGACCTGCTCTGAGTTTTCaggataaatataaatgtaaataagtaattgatttattttgttactgGATCAGGTTTCAGGGTCCAGTGAGAGGCTGGTTCAGTACTACCCTCTGAAAGTTTGGTCCTATCCTGCCACTCTGCATGGTCTTTCTCAGTATTAAAGGCCACTATTTTCACAAATGTCCCTACTTTCAGTAACTTTCATTTTTATCAAAATTGATCTCTACTCATAAACTTAATTCTTACCTCTAAGGTGGTTGGGCTGCCTGAAACAGGCTGGGTTCCTGTGATGCCTGGAATAGTCTGACAGCTTTCTCCCTTCCCAGCTATTTGATTGATGAGTAAAACAGCAAGGAGCAGAGGTTCTCTGAACTTGAAGGTGTGAACATACTCTTTCCATTGTGGGTTTAGAGGATCATTGTGGGCAAAGCCTTCTCCAGGAGAttgcaggaattttttttttcaataaggaCTCTTTTGGGGCCTCCCCAGGGGAGTGATAGCTCTAGACTTGGAAATAAGGGGACCTAATATTGTTATCCAGTGATTTTTGCAAGAATTTTTGATTCTGCCAGCAATATTTAGGTTGCTGATAGGCATTATTACCTgcttttgtagatgaggaaaatgagatatGGAAGAGGTTCatttattcacaaatatttattgagcatctactatgtgccaagcacaatGGTCAAGTTAACATATCATAACCTTTGAGTATTACTTACAAGATGGACAAGCAAATTTTAACAgaaacagcctgactggtggtggtgcagtgggtagagtgtagACCCGGAAcagtgaggttgccggttcaaaaccagaGGTTGCTGACTGgagcatgggattgctggcttgtgcCTGGGATCATTAataggagctcaccagcttgagtaaggggtcgtTGGTtcgacttgagcccaaagttgccaacctgatccctggtcaaggcacatgtgagaagcaagcAACACACAACTAAAGTTAAGCAACGAGTtgatgatttctctctctctctctctctctctctctccctccctctccctctctccctccccctctatccttccctgccccccaaatttttttaaaacagaaacagcCCCTAAGTACTGAATACAAAGAGACAACAGTATCAGCATGCAAAAGAACCACCTCCAAAAACTCAGGCTTCATACACAGCCCCATTTAGTATACATAAACcccttttttacagagacagagacagagtcagagagagggatagatagggacagacagacaggaacggagagatgagaagcatcaatcattagtttttccttgcgcttgcaacaccttagttgttcattgattgctctctcatatgtgccttgaccgctggccttcagcaggctgagtgaccccttgctcaagccagcgaccttgggtccaagctggtgagcttttgctcaaaccagatgagcctgtgctcaagctggcgacctcgaggtctcgaacctgggtcctcatcatcccagttcgatgctctatccactgcgccactgcctggtcaggctattacacaatttattttttattttttattgttgagtgttttttttttaatttatttattatagagacagagtgagtcaggaggtatagacagggacagacagacaggaacagagagagatgagaagcatcaatcattagtttttcat
The DNA window shown above is from Saccopteryx bilineata isolate mSacBil1 chromosome 2, mSacBil1_pri_phased_curated, whole genome shotgun sequence and carries:
- the RAB13 gene encoding ras-related protein Rab-13 isoform X1 yields the protein MAKAYDHLFKLLLIGDSGVGKTCLIIRFAEDNFNNTYISTIDPSPITCLWVVPKLLTSQQPPGIDFKIRTVDIEGKKIKLQVWDTAGQERFKTITTAYYRGAMGIILVYDITDEKSFENIQNWMKSIKENASAGVERLLLGNKCDMETKRKVQKEQANKLAQEHGIRFFETSAKSSMNVDEAFSSLARDILLKSGGRRSGNSNKLSSTDLKTCDKKNTNKCSLG
- the RAB13 gene encoding ras-related protein Rab-13 isoform X2 — protein: MAKAYDHLFKLLLIGDSGVGKTCLIIRFAEDNFNNTYISTIGIDFKIRTVDIEGKKIKLQVWDTAGQERFKTITTAYYRGAMGIILVYDITDEKSFENIQNWMKSIKENASAGVERLLLGNKCDMETKRKVQKEQANKLAQEHGIRFFETSAKSSMNVDEAFSSLARDILLKSGGRRSGNSNKLSSTDLKTCDKKNTNKCSLG